In one Alnus glutinosa chromosome 12, dhAlnGlut1.1, whole genome shotgun sequence genomic region, the following are encoded:
- the LOC133851747 gene encoding uncharacterized protein LOC133851747 has translation MAFRGRGRGRGFGGGFGYGFAKQEPFELFPDLELPKIPTVSKEQEALVIEQRRLENFWKTSPYFLEESVSKESIFSDSFHKKRQSDDIERYSDRKMQNNKIVRDSLSQYLVLSRFPKELVEDSKGKQPSRKRARWNFDSELQKLDLFEKLEQAEGEEEDRKDKKGGEDGDEDEDEEDIKEESSDTDGDYKQNIDFDDDEDDYIDGDGDGGDDEGFY, from the coding sequence ATGGCGTTTAGAGGGCGAGGGCGAGGGCGGGGATTTGGAGGCGGATTCGGTTATGGATTTGCTAAACAGGAGCCATTTGAGCTTTTTCCTGATCTCGAACTTCCTAAGATCCCAACTGTGAGCAAGGAGCAAGAAGCCCTAGTAATAGAGCAAAGAAGGCTAGAAAACTTTTGGAAAACTTCTCCCTATTTTCTTGAGGAATCCGTTTCAAAAGAGAGTATATTTTCTGACAGTTTTCACAAAAAGAGACAAAGTGATGATATAGAGAGATATTCTGACCGCAaaatgcaaaacaacaaaatagtCCGCGATTCTCTTAGTCAATATTTAGTGCTCAGTAGATTTCCTAAGGAACTTGTTGAGGATTCTAAAGGGAAACAGCCAAGCAGAAAAAGAGCTCGATGGAATTTTGACTCGGAGCTGCAGAAGTTAGATCTTTTTGAGAAGCTTGAACAGGCTGAGGGCGAAGAGGAGGATAGGAAGGACAAGAAAGGAGGTGAAGATGgggatgaagatgaagatgaagaagacaTTAAAGAAGAATCTAGTGATACTGATGGTGATTACAAGCAGAACATAGATTTTGATGACGACGAAGATGACTATATTGATGGTGATGGCGACGGTGGCGACGATGAAggtttttattaa